A region of Terriglobia bacterium DNA encodes the following proteins:
- a CDS encoding CBS domain-containing protein — MASTQPELRRARRFAYVCEVECEALGHLGLNRITNLSVTGAWIETLDPLPEGSILNLRFSVGAVDVRTQAKVSRRLEGEGMGVAFQNLLPHYRIAIDTLPVDTSREGEQGNQILLQQIMTTQIVTVGMDDEVQTIQAIFERFRFHHLLVLDEDGTLVGVVSDRDLLKAVSPFISTLGERSEDLRTLKKRVHQIMSRRLITASKDHTVNEAAVLMLNSKISCLPIVRPNRTVEGIVTWKDIMKWLVRQV, encoded by the coding sequence ATGGCTAGTACCCAACCGGAGCTGCGGCGAGCCAGGCGGTTTGCTTACGTTTGTGAGGTGGAGTGCGAGGCCCTTGGTCATCTCGGCCTCAACCGGATCACAAACTTAAGCGTCACAGGCGCATGGATTGAGACATTGGACCCTCTTCCTGAGGGTTCGATTTTGAACCTGCGCTTTAGTGTTGGCGCGGTTGATGTCAGGACACAAGCCAAGGTCAGCCGCCGCCTGGAAGGGGAGGGCATGGGGGTCGCTTTTCAAAATCTTTTGCCCCATTACCGCATAGCGATTGACACTCTCCCAGTCGACACATCCCGGGAGGGTGAACAAGGCAATCAGATACTTCTCCAACAGATCATGACCACCCAAATCGTCACCGTGGGAATGGATGATGAGGTCCAAACCATCCAGGCGATTTTTGAGCGTTTTCGTTTCCATCATCTTCTGGTCCTCGACGAAGACGGCACCTTGGTCGGAGTGGTTTCTGATCGCGATTTATTGAAAGCTGTCAGCCCGTTCATTTCCACGCTGGGTGAGCGCTCGGAAGACCTGCGCACGCTAAAGAAACGGGTGCACCAAATCATGAGCCGGAGACTGATCACAGCATCCAAGGATCATACCGTCAATGAGGCTGCTGTTTTGATGTTAAACAGCAAGATCTCCTGTCTGCCAATCGTTCGGCCCAACCGAACCGTTGAAGGCATCGTCACATGGAAAGACATTATGAAGTGGCTGGTCCGACAGGTGTGA